In Nicotiana tabacum cultivar K326 chromosome 17, ASM71507v2, whole genome shotgun sequence, one DNA window encodes the following:
- the LOC107818078 gene encoding protein EXPRESSION OF TERPENOIDS 1 has translation MANFFSLDGRGSSSQDQQQEISSSHHRTVNPVPTEISAESWFLYRNDHNQEMPTYKGFELWQSTTPQHQSEQQQQQQFRHPIYPLQDLYSTAVGLGVGPNQSGFDIFAGDHEASRSGFVMMRSGGGGISCQDCGNQAKKDCQHMRCRTCCKSRGLQCQTHVKSTWVPAAKRRERQQQLSALQQQERHDQLHLDHNNNYKPKRKREDPSASALVCAPLPSNTNGLEVGKFPAKVSSAAVFHCIQMSSIVDAEDQLAYQAAVNIGGHVFKGILYDQGPESQYNNMAAAGDTSSGGGSGSAGVPHHHNSAATAIASGGAAAAAEASNFLDPSLFPASLSTFMSTGTQFFPPPRSPR, from the exons ATGGCTAATTTCTTTTCACTAGACGGAAGAGGAAGTAGCAGCCAAGATCAACAGCAAGAAATTAGCAGCAGTCACCACCGTACCGTTAACCCAGTACCCACAGAAATCAGTGCAGAGAGTTGGTTCTTGTACAGAAATGATCATAATCAAGAAATGCCCACTTACAAAGGCTTCGAGCTATGGCAAAGTACAACTCCTCAGCATCAATccgaacaacaacaacaacaacagtttCGTCACCCAATTTATCCTTTGCAAGATCTTTATTCCACTGCTGTTGGATTAGGTGTAGGGCCCAACCAAAGTGGCTTTGACATATTTGCAG GTGATCATGAGGCATCAAGATCGGGGTTTGTGATGATGAGGAGTGGAGGAGGTGGAATTAGCTGCCAAGATTGTGGGAACCAAGCTAAGAAAGATTGTCAACACATGAGATGTAGGACTTGCTGCAAGAGTAGAGGGTTACAGTGCCAAACTCATGTTAAAAGCACTTGGGTTCCAGCCGCTAAACGGAGAGAAAGGCAACAACAACTTTCTGCTTTGCAGCAACAGGAACGACATGATCAGTTGCACTTAGatcataataataattataaacctaaaaggaaaagagaggatCCAAGTGCTTCCGCTCTTGTTTGTGCTCCTTTACCTTCAAATACTAATG GGTTAGAAGTGGGAAAATTTCCAGCAAAAGTAAGTTCAGCTGCCGTATTTCATTGCATCCAAATGAGCTCAATTGTGGACGCTGAGGATCAGTTAGCATATCAGGCCGCTGTGAATATTGGGGGCCACGTGTTCAAAGGAATTCTATATGATCAAGGTCCTGAAAGTCAGTATAATAATATGGCTGCAGCCGGTGATACTTCTTCCGGTGGTGGAAGTGGTAGTGCTGGCGTTCCACACCACCATAACTCCGCTGCCACAGCCATCGCAAGCGGCGGTGCTGCAGCGGCAGCGGAAGCCTCAAATTTTCTTGACCCTTCTTTATTTCCAGCTTCCCTTAGTACTTTCATGTCAACTGGTACGCAATTCTTTCCACCTCCAAGATCTcctagataa